The Symbiobacterium terraclitae genomic interval CGCCCACGAGGCCGGCCTCGGCGGCATCCGGGGCCATGGCGGGGGCCCGCCGCGCGACCAAGTAGGCAGCCAGGCCCTGCAGCGCCAGCCAGATCAGGCCGGCCTTCATGCGGGAGAAGCGGAACATGCGGTTCCAGCTGGCCTGCCAGCCAGACCGGGCGATGGCCAGAGAGAGGGTGAGCACGCCGTTCATGCCGGATCCGCCTCCTCCGGAAGCTCGTCGCCCGTGAGGGCGAGGAAGCTCTCCTCGAGGCTGGCCCCCGGGCGCCCGGCCTGCTCGGCCAGCTCGGCGGCGGTGCCGTTGGCGATGAGCCGCCCCCGGTGGATCAGCCCGATGCGGTCGGACAGCTCCTCGGCGATCGAGAGGATGTGCGTGGTGAGCACGACGGCCACACCCTCTCGGGCCCAGGCCTTCACCAGGTCCTTCACCTCGCGGGCGGCGCGGGCGTCAAGTCCGTTGGTCACCTCGTCGAGGAGCAGCACGCGCGGCCGGTGCAGCAGGGCCGTGGCGATGGCCATCTTCCGCTTCATCCCCAGCGAGAAGTCGCGGATCAGCCGGTCGGCCTGGGCGGTGAGGCCCATCAGGGCGAGCAGCTCCTCCGCCCGCGCCTTGCCCTCGGCCCGGCTCATGCCGTAGAGGTCGGCCATGAACCACAGGAACTCCCGGGCCGTCAGGAGCTCGTGCAGGATCGGCGTGTCGGGCACGTAGCCGATCGCTCGCTTCGCCTTGGCCGGCTCCTGCCAGACGTCGTGCCCGAGGATGCGCACGCGGCCGGAGGTGGGGGGCAGCAGGCCGACCATCATCTTCATCGTCGTGGTCTTGCCGGCGCCGTTGGCGCCGAGGAAGCCGAAGATCTCCCCGGGCCGCACGGAGAGGTTGAGCCCCTGCACGGCCGGAAAGCCGCCGTAGGTCTTGGTCAGGTTTTCGAGCAAGATCGCCGGGGTGGTGGCCACGGTTCGCGTCACTCCACGTGGGTAGAGTACGGACTACTGTTCCGACGAAAGCGCGCGCGGGCAGGGTTCGGTCCGATCGCACGCGGTTGATGGGGCCATGACGCAAGTGTACATGCGCCTCGGGCAGACTACAACCAGAGTCTGTTCGAGGAGGCAGGAATCAATGCGGAGGAACGTTGTGCGCTGCTTTGCGGCGCTGCTGTGCGCCGCCCTTGCGCTGGCGGCCGCCAGGCCGGCGGCCGGCATGGAGCGATGGCCGCCGGCGATCGGCGTGGAGGACGGCGACCACCTGTACCGGCACAACCGCGCGGCCGACGACCTGGACGAGGCGGAGGAGGCATCCGCCGCTGCGCCGGAGTCGGGACAGGACAGCCCGGTGAAGCTGACCGCGCCGTCGGCGGTGCTGATGGAGGCGCTGAGCGGTCGGGTGATCTACGAGAAGAACGCCCACGAGCGCCGCAACCCCGCCAGCATCACCAAGATCATGACGCTGATCGTGGCGTTCGACGCCGTGCGTGACGGCAAGGTGAAGCTGACGGACCAGGTGACCATCTCCGAGGAGGCCAAGCGGCAGCCGGGCACGACCATCTTCGCCGACGTGGGGGAGACTTTCACGCTGGAGGAGCTGCTCCTCTCCGTGGCCGTGGGCTCCGCCAACGACGCGGCCGTGGCGGTGGCCGAGCACGTGGCCGGTTCCGCGGAGGCGTTCGCCGTGCTGATGAACAAGAAGGCCAGGGAGCTGGGGATGAACAACACCCACTTCGTGAACCCGACGGGCCTCTCGGCGGAAGGGCACCTGACCACGGCGTACGACATCGCCCTGATGAGCCGGTACGCGGTGCTCAACTACCCCGAGCTGGTGAAGTTGACGTCGATCTACGGCGCCGAGCTGAACGTGCCCTGGCGGAAGAACGGCCCCAAGTTCCAACTGTGGAACAACAACAAGCTGCTCACCTGGTACAAGGGCGCCGACGGCCTGAAGACCGGGTGGACGCAGGCCGCGGGGTACTGCCTTGCCGCGACGGCCGTGCAGGACGGCACGCGCATGATCGCCGTGGTGATGGGCTCTGAGAGCGCCAAGCAGCGGAACATCGAGGTTGCGCGGCTCCTGGACTACGGCTTCGCCAACTACACCGCCGTGGAGATCGCGCCGGCCGGCAAGAAGTTCGGCCCCGTGCGGGTGGCCCGCGGCGCCGTGCCGGAGATCGAGCCCGTGCCCCGCTCGGCCTTCGGGGTGAGCGTGCCCAAGGGCTCCCAGGACAAGGTCAGGTGGGAGGTGAAGCTGCCGCGGCAGGTGGCGGCGCCGGTCCAGCAGGGGCAGGTGATCGGCCACATCGTGGCCAGCCTGGGCGACGAGGAGGTGGCCCGCATGGACCTCGTCTCGCCCGTGGCCGTGGGCAAGGCCAACCTCTGGCAGTCCGTCGTGCACACCGTGCGGGGGATCTTCAGCTTCGACTGAGTGCGGTCAGAGGGGTCCGCCGTCGAGGACGGCGGGCCCTTTCGCGCGCATCCTGTCGAATCTTGTTGACCGAAAGGATGGAAGATCAGGGAGGAAATGGCAAGGACGACAAAGAACATACCGCCAAACGCGGCGGCTCGCGTGTGCCGCCGAGAATCGCAGTGGGGGGACTCACCATGGCGGCGATGGAGTGCGAACTGGTGGGGCAGAGCCTGGTCGTGCGGCTGACCGGCGAGCTCGACCTGGTGGCGGCCGCCCGGTTCAAGGAGGCCGTGGAGGAGATCCTGGACCGGCGGCCGGTCCGCCACCTGTACGTCAACCTGGCGGGTGCCACCTTCGTGGACAGCGCCTTCCTGGGGTCGCTGCTGGGCCGCTACCGGCGCATCAGCCGCGAGGGCGGGCGCATGGGCATTATCGGGGTGCCGCCGCAGGTGCGGCCTGCGCTGGAGCTGTCCGGCATCTTCCGCACCATGGACGAGTTCAGGTCGGAGCGTGACGCGCTTTCAGCGGGGTAGGCGGGAGCGCATCGGCAAGGGGGGATAGGCTATGGTCACCCACAACAGGGTCATCGTGGAGCTGGCCGCCATACCGGAGAACGTGGGCGTGGCGCGCCTGATGGCGGCGATGGTCGCGGCACAGGGGGCGTTCACCGTCGCCGAGGTGGACGAGGTGAAGCTTGCGGTCTCGGAGGCCGTCACCAACGCGATCGTCCACGGCTACCGGGGCGACGCCCGGCGCATGGTGCGGATGGAGGCGACGCTGGACGACGGAACCCTCGAGATCGTCGTCGCGGACGAGGGCCGCGGCATCGAGGACGTGGAACTGGCCCGGCAGGCGGCGGTCACCTCGGACCCGGAGCGGATGGGGCTCGGCTTCTCCTTCATGGAGGCGCACATGGACGAGGTGCACGTGGAGTCCGCCGTGGGCCGGGGCACGCGCGTCACCATGCTCAAACGGCCGTCGGCGAGGGACGTGGCCGCGGCCAGGGGCAGCTGATGCGGCCATGGCGCGTGCGAGCAACCTTGAGGAACGCGGCTGGCCTGACGAGGAGGTCAGGCGGCTGCTGGCGCGTGCCCGCGCCGGGGACAAGGAGGCGCGCGACCGGCTGGTGGAGGAGAACCTCCGGCTGGTGCGGTCGCTGGTCTCCCGGTTCAGCGTCTCGGGCGCGGACCCCGAGGACCTGTTTCAGATCGGGTGCATCGGCCTCCTGAAGGCGATTGACCGGTTCGACCTGAACTACGACGTGCGGTTCAGCACCTACGCCGTCCCGCTGATCATGGGCGAGATCCGCCGCCACCTGCGGGACGACGGCCCCATGAGGGTGAGCCGCAGCCTGAAGCAGCTGGCCGTCCAGGCCCGGAAGGTGCGGGAGCAGCTGGCGGCAGAGCTGCAGCGGGATCCGACCGTCCACGAGATCGCCGCAGAGCTGGGCGTGGCGCCGGAAGAGGTGGTGGAGGCCCTGGACGGCGTCAGGCCGCCGGCGTCGATCCACCAGACGGTGCATGAGGGCGACGGCGACCCCATCTACCTCCTCGACCAGCTGGCGGCGGGAGACGGCCACCGGGAGGGGCTCTGGCTCGACCGCGTCGCCCTGCGGGAGGGGCTGGAGCAGCTGGACGAGCGCGAGCGCATGGTGATCCTGCTCCGCTTCTTCCGCGACAAGACGCAGACGGAGGTCGCCTCCATCCTGGGCTGCAGCCAGGTACAGGTCTCCCGGCTGGAGCGGCGGGCCCTGGACCGCATTCGGAAGCACGTAAACGCGGCACTGTGAGGTCTGGGATGTGATGATGCCGGGCGGGCGCCGGCCCGCAGCGGGCATGCTAGTTCCAGAGGTGGCAGTGCGATGCTCAGAGTGGATCAGCAGCGGCGGCTGGGCTGGGTGCTCGCCGCGCTCCTCCTGCTCCTGGCCGGCGCCGTCAGCGCCTGGTACTGGTTCGCCGTCAGACCGGCCCCGCCGCCCCCGGGCGCCACCCTGGTCTGGGTCGCTGCATAGGATGGCCGCCGCCGGGGAGATGCTAGGGGCCCGGGGGCTGCAGGTGCGCGGCAACCGCCCACCGGCTCGGCTGGCGGACCGATGCACGGGCCCCCGGGCATCCTGTTCTGCCGACGAACCAAGGGGGGATTCGCCTGGAGCCTCCGGTCCGCGTCATCCTCCTGACCGACGGCGACCAGGTGGCCAGACGGGCCGCGGAGGAAGCCGCCAGGCGCCTGAAGCTGCGCTGCATCTCCGCCTCCGCGGGCAACCCGACGCCCCTGAGCGGTCCGGAGCTGGTGCAGCTCATCAAGCAGGCGGTGCACGATCCCGTCCTCGTGATGGTGGACGACAGGGGCAACCCGGGAACGGGGCCGGGGGAGGAGGCGCTGGCCTACCTCTGCCGGCATCCGGAAATCCGCGTGCTCGGCATCGTCGCGGTGGCCTCGAACACCCGCAGGGCCCGCGGCGTGGAGGTGGACCTCTCCGTCGACAGCGAAGGCCGCATTCGGAAGGGCCCCGTGGACAAGGACGGCAGGCCCCGCTCCCGGGGCGTGCTGCGCGGCGACACGGTCGACGTGCTGCGCCGCCTGGACGTTCCGCTGATCGTCGGCATCGGCGACCCCGGCAAGATGGACGGGGCGGACGGTCTCGAACACGGGTGTGCGATCACGACGCGGGCGATCGAGGCCATCCTGGAGCGAGCCAATGTCAACACCGAGTAGAGCCCGGACGCCGGAGAGGCGCCCGGGCCGTACTGCTGTGCCCGTCGGGTGGGCGCGTTGACAGCGAGGAACACGGGGTGTTATTGTGGGTAAAATTATTCGAGAGGCAACGCTAAGGGCTTGCCGTCATCCCAGGAGGAGTAATGCGCGATGCACTTCTACGGTACTGCGGCACAGAATGCGCTGGGGCACCTCACGGTGGGCGGGGTGGATGTGGTGGACCTGGCCCGGGAGTACGGCACGCCGCTCTACATCATGGACGAGGCGCTGATCCGCCGGAACTGCCGGGCTTACGTGGAGAGCTTCCGGCAGCACTACCCGAACTTCGACGTGGCCTACGCCTCCAAGGCGTTCCTCTGCACCGCCATGGCGGCGCTGGCCGAGCAGGAGGGCCTGTCGCTGGACGTGGTCTCGGGGGGCGAGATCGCCACGACGCGGCAGGCCGGCTTCCCCATGGAACGGACCTATTTCCACGGCAACAACAAGAGCCCGGAGGAGATCCGCCTGGCCATGGAGGTCGGGGTCGGCCGGTTCGTCGTCGACTCGACCCGCGAGCTGCACCTGCTGGAGAACATGGCCGCCGAGCGGGGGAGGACGGTGCGTATCCTGCTCCGGGTGACCCCCGGAGTGGAAGCCCACACCCACGAATACATTAGCACGGGCCAACTCGACTCCAAGTTCGGCATCCCCATCGCCGGGGGCCTTGCCCTGGAGGCCGCCCGGGAGGCCCTCCGCCTCTCCCACGTGGAGCTGACGGGCTTCCACTGCCACATCGGCTCGCAGATCTTCGACCTGGAGGGCTACCGCATCGCCGTCCAGCGCATGCTGGATCTGGCGGCGGCGGTGCGGGCGGAGACCGGGTTCACCGCGTCCGAGCTGAGCATGGGCGGCGGGCTCGGCGTCCGGTACGTCGAGGGCGACCGCCCGGTACCGCCGGAGGAACTGGTTGCCTGCCTCAGCGCGGCCGTGCGCGGCGGGGCGCCCGAGCGGGGGCTGCCGCTGCCGAAGCTGATCATCGAGCCGGGGCGGTCCATCGTCGCCGAGGCCGGCACCACGCTCTACACGGTGGGGACCATCAAGGAGATCCCCGGGGTGCGCACCTACCTGGCCGTGGACGGCGGCATGGGCGACAACATCCGGCCGGCGCTGTACCACGCCGAGTACGAGTGCGCCGTGGCCAACAAGCTGGGTTCGGAGCGGACCCGCAGGGTGACGGTGGTCGGCCGGTACTGCGAGTCAGGCGACGTGCTGCTGACCGACGTGCCCGTGGCGGCCGACGTGGCCCCGGGCGACCTGCTCGCGGTCTTCGCCACCGGCGCCTACAACTACTCCATGGCCTCGCACTACAACCGCTTCCCCACGCCGGCGGTCGTCTTCGTCAGCGACGGGCGGGCCGACCTGGTGGTGCGGCGTGAGAGCTTCGCCGAGATGGCGGCCAACGACCTGCTGCCCGAGCGGCTGCGGGCCGGGGCCCCGCGGTGAGCTTGCTGCCGGACCCCCGCCTTTCCGCGCCGGAAGACGGAACCAATGGGGCGCCTCAACCGGTCTAAGGATTGACAGGCTGCGTAATGAGGTGAACCCCTTGAAGCGGAAGATTGTGGTCATCGTTGTGATACTGGCGGTGCTGGGAGGCGGCGGTTGGTTCGGCTACAAGCGTTTCTTCGGCGCGCCCGCAGCTGGGATGATCGAGGCGATGGGGCCGGAGGGAGCCCCCGTGGTGCAGGTGGAGACCGTCAGCCGGCGCATGCTGGTGCAGGAGGTCTTCGCGCCCGGCACCGTGGAGGCCGGCAACCTGCAGGAGTACAAGGCCGCCCTGGCCAGCCCGCGCGTGACCCTGCACGTGGAGGTCGGCCAGCAGGTGGAGGAGGGCCAGATCCTCGCTGAGCTCGACGCATCTGAGCTTCTGGAAGATGTGAAGGCGAAGGAGCGCGACCTGCTCCAGGCCGAGCGGCGGCTGGAGGAGCTGCGGCGGAACCTGGACAGCGCGCCGCTCCAGTTGGAGCGCTCCGTTCAGGAGGCGCGGCGCCAGCTGATCGAGGCGCAGACCCAGCTGGCCAAGGCGCGGGCCGGCGGCGGCAGCGGCGAGAGCAGCTCGGTCACCGCCCTGCGGGAGCAGATCGCGCAGCTGCGCAACCAGGCTGCCCAGGCGCAGCAGGCGGTGAATGAGGCGCGGGCCGCTCTCTCCGCGGCGGAGGCGGCCTACATGGCCAAGCCGGGAGACCCGGAGGCCGAGCGCGCCTACCGCGCAGCCGAGGAGGCTTACCGGCGGGCTGTGAGCAAGAACGACGAGACCGCGCGCGAGACCGCGACCAAGCTGGCGGAGGCCCAGGCGGAGCTGGACGCCCTCCTGTCGGGCGGCGACTTCAATGCGGACGACCAGGAGACCCGGGTCAGGCTGGCCGAGATCCAGGTGAAGCTGGCCGAGGTCGCCGTCAAGGAGGCGGAGGAGGCCCTGCGGCGCGGCCCGGACATGGGCCAGATCCAGCTGGCCGAGGCCGAGGTGGAGGCCGCCCGGGCCACCCTGGAGAAGCTGCGGGGCAACCTGGAGTCGATGACGATCAAGGCGACAGCGCCCGGCACCGTGCTGGCCGTGGGCGCGAAGGACGGCGACCCGGTGCAGCAGGGTGCGCTGATCGCCCGCGTGGGCGACATGGAGCGGATGACCCTGGTGGGCCAGGTGGAGGCCGTCGACTTGGACAGCCTCGAGCCCGGGCAGCAGATCATGGTGACGTCCGCCCTGCTGCCGCTGGCCAGCTTCGAGGGCGTGGTGACCGGCGTGGGCCAGCAGACGTCGCAGAGCATGGACGGCTACCGCGGCATGTACATGGGTGAGAACGTCACGTTTGAAGTGCGGGGCGAGGTGGAGAACCTCGATGGCCGCCTGAAGAGCGGCATGTCGGTGGAGATGCGCATCGAGACCTCCCGCAAGGAGAACGTGATCGTGGTGCCCCTGCTGGCGGTGAAGGAGGAGGGCGGGCAGGCCTACGTGCTGGTCGTCAAGGACTACCAGGTGGAGCTGCGCCCGATCCAGACCGGCCTCGTGACCAACCGCGAGGTCGAGGTGGTCTCCGGCCTCGAGGAGGGCGAGATGATCGTCACCGCGCCCTTCGGGCTGATTGAGACGCTGCAGGACGGCGACGTGGTGCGCATCCAGGGTATGCCCGGCATGGGCGGGTTCGGCCCGGGCATGGGGCCCGGCGTGGTTCCCGG includes:
- a CDS encoding stage V sporulation protein AE; this encodes MARRAAEEAARRLKLRCISASAGNPTPLSGPELVQLIKQAVHDPVLVMVDDRGNPGTGPGEEALAYLCRHPEIRVLGIVAVASNTRRARGVEVDLSVDSEGRIRKGPVDKDGRPRSRGVLRGDTVDVLRRLDVPLIVGIGDPGKMDGADGLEHGCAITTRAIEAILERANVNTE
- the sigF gene encoding RNA polymerase sporulation sigma factor SigF, with the translated sequence MARASNLEERGWPDEEVRRLLARARAGDKEARDRLVEENLRLVRSLVSRFSVSGADPEDLFQIGCIGLLKAIDRFDLNYDVRFSTYAVPLIMGEIRRHLRDDGPMRVSRSLKQLAVQARKVREQLAAELQRDPTVHEIAAELGVAPEEVVEALDGVRPPASIHQTVHEGDGDPIYLLDQLAAGDGHREGLWLDRVALREGLEQLDERERMVILLRFFRDKTQTEVASILGCSQVQVSRLERRALDRIRKHVNAAL
- a CDS encoding efflux RND transporter periplasmic adaptor subunit, with the translated sequence MKRKIVVIVVILAVLGGGGWFGYKRFFGAPAAGMIEAMGPEGAPVVQVETVSRRMLVQEVFAPGTVEAGNLQEYKAALASPRVTLHVEVGQQVEEGQILAELDASELLEDVKAKERDLLQAERRLEELRRNLDSAPLQLERSVQEARRQLIEAQTQLAKARAGGGSGESSSVTALREQIAQLRNQAAQAQQAVNEARAALSAAEAAYMAKPGDPEAERAYRAAEEAYRRAVSKNDETARETATKLAEAQAELDALLSGGDFNADDQETRVRLAEIQVKLAEVAVKEAEEALRRGPDMGQIQLAEAEVEAARATLEKLRGNLESMTIKATAPGTVLAVGAKDGDPVQQGALIARVGDMERMTLVGQVEAVDLDSLEPGQQIMVTSALLPLASFEGVVTGVGQQTSQSMDGYRGMYMGENVTFEVRGEVENLDGRLKSGMSVEMRIETSRKENVIVVPLLAVKEEGGQAYVLVVKDYQVELRPIQTGLVTNREVEVVSGLEEGEMIVTAPFGLIETLQDGDVVRIQGMPGMGGFGPGMGPGVVPGGVRRGRVVPGRAISVPLGLLTGGVAR
- the spoIIAA gene encoding anti-sigma F factor antagonist, translated to MAAMECELVGQSLVVRLTGELDLVAAARFKEAVEEILDRRPVRHLYVNLAGATFVDSAFLGSLLGRYRRISREGGRMGIIGVPPQVRPALELSGIFRTMDEFRSERDALSAG
- the lysA gene encoding diaminopimelate decarboxylase, which codes for MHFYGTAAQNALGHLTVGGVDVVDLAREYGTPLYIMDEALIRRNCRAYVESFRQHYPNFDVAYASKAFLCTAMAALAEQEGLSLDVVSGGEIATTRQAGFPMERTYFHGNNKSPEEIRLAMEVGVGRFVVDSTRELHLLENMAAERGRTVRILLRVTPGVEAHTHEYISTGQLDSKFGIPIAGGLALEAAREALRLSHVELTGFHCHIGSQIFDLEGYRIAVQRMLDLAAAVRAETGFTASELSMGGGLGVRYVEGDRPVPPEELVACLSAAVRGGAPERGLPLPKLIIEPGRSIVAEAGTTLYTVGTIKEIPGVRTYLAVDGGMGDNIRPALYHAEYECAVANKLGSERTRRVTVVGRYCESGDVLLTDVPVAADVAPGDLLAVFATGAYNYSMASHYNRFPTPAVVFVSDGRADLVVRRESFAEMAANDLLPERLRAGAPR
- a CDS encoding D-alanyl-D-alanine carboxypeptidase family protein, producing MRRNVVRCFAALLCAALALAAARPAAGMERWPPAIGVEDGDHLYRHNRAADDLDEAEEASAAAPESGQDSPVKLTAPSAVLMEALSGRVIYEKNAHERRNPASITKIMTLIVAFDAVRDGKVKLTDQVTISEEAKRQPGTTIFADVGETFTLEELLLSVAVGSANDAAVAVAEHVAGSAEAFAVLMNKKARELGMNNTHFVNPTGLSAEGHLTTAYDIALMSRYAVLNYPELVKLTSIYGAELNVPWRKNGPKFQLWNNNKLLTWYKGADGLKTGWTQAAGYCLAATAVQDGTRMIAVVMGSESAKQRNIEVARLLDYGFANYTAVEIAPAGKKFGPVRVARGAVPEIEPVPRSAFGVSVPKGSQDKVRWEVKLPRQVAAPVQQGQVIGHIVASLGDEEVARMDLVSPVAVGKANLWQSVVHTVRGIFSFD
- a CDS encoding ABC transporter ATP-binding protein: MATTPAILLENLTKTYGGFPAVQGLNLSVRPGEIFGFLGANGAGKTTTMKMMVGLLPPTSGRVRILGHDVWQEPAKAKRAIGYVPDTPILHELLTAREFLWFMADLYGMSRAEGKARAEELLALMGLTAQADRLIRDFSLGMKRKMAIATALLHRPRVLLLDEVTNGLDARAAREVKDLVKAWAREGVAVVLTTHILSIAEELSDRIGLIHRGRLIANGTAAELAEQAGRPGASLEESFLALTGDELPEEADPA
- the spoIIAB gene encoding anti-sigma F factor, which gives rise to MVTHNRVIVELAAIPENVGVARLMAAMVAAQGAFTVAEVDEVKLAVSEAVTNAIVHGYRGDARRMVRMEATLDDGTLEIVVADEGRGIEDVELARQAAVTSDPERMGLGFSFMEAHMDEVHVESAVGRGTRVTMLKRPSARDVAAARGS